tatcggaagtcataataaaacaccacgtgcaaaatttcattcaaatcggacaagaattgcgccctccagaggctcaagaattgaagaaccaagatcggtttatatggcagccatatcaaaacatggaccgatttggcccatttacaatcccaaccggcctacactaataaaaaatatttgtgcaaaacttcaagcggctagctttactccttcgaaagttagcgtgctttcggacggacggacagacggacgtacatgactagatcgatttaaaatgacatgacgatcaagaatatatatatcttatggggtctctgacgcatatttcgaggtgttacaaacagaatgatgaaattagtatacccccattctatggtggagggtatataaagacTAAGAAAGACAGATCCGAACCGAACCGATTGTATATAATTATGAACCTATCTACGACTTACTATTAAATGTCAGCATCAAAAACATTCATCCAGTTCCTATTtactttttgtaaattttgaatattttaccTAAATAATCAAATTGACTATAAATTGTGAATAAACATTTCACAGTACCCTTGAAGATtagtagatggggacagtaggatTATGttacccaaaataaaagtagaaaaattaaaaaaaaataccttaAGTTGGTCCAATTTTGCTTTACTTACCACCCAATGCACATTTTATAAAGTTTTGAGAAACTTTTACAACTTCAGCAACATTCCTACGGTTCTTACCTACTCTCTCTCAAGATTATAGTTTACTAAATTAAGGTAACAAACACTAAGTATGGCCAAGTTGtaccaattatatataattacGAACGTATTCACATTCTTTTTTGTATGTCAGCATTAATGACATTCCTACTGTTCCTACctatttttggggaaattttaatattttgcagaAAAAATCGTGGTGactaaatataacaaaaaaaactgtgcaaatGAATATTTCAAAGTGGTTTTGGCAAATtagtagatggggacagtaggaatatgtaaaaaaatagaaaaacgtTTCGTTAGTCGTATTTTGCCTACTCTCCACCCAAtacatattttttctaaagttttGAGAAACCACACCGAACATACTCGTTTATGTCAACTTCAATAACATCCCTACAGTTCTTCCCTACTCACTGACAAAATCATAGTTCACTAAACTAGGATAAAAAGGACTAAGTGTGGCCTAATCGAgccaattatatataattatgaACCTATCTATGCCCTACATGGTGATGCAATTTTCAACGATATTCCTACTGTTCCCACCtacttttggtgaaatttgaatattttatcaaaataaatcaaattgagAAAGTATAAGCTCAACAAACATTGTAgaaaagattttgaaaaaatagtaGGTAGGGACAGTAGGAATATGTCGGACCAAGTCGTAAGATTTTGTAGtaagattttggaaaaaatagtaGTACGAatatgtcggaccaagtacGAATATATCGGACCAAGTCGAATGGTGCCTATATCTATTTTGAAAAACCTCGTGAAGCATCATTATATATCATAACATCCACCATGTCCTATACCATTTTATGAATATTTCTCTTATGCCAaatcgtttttctttatttccttGCAGGTCAACTTTTGACATTTTATGCAATTTTCTACATTGTGTTAGCTGGTCTATTCGCAATTTGTATGCGTACTCTACTCGGCACACTGGACGATAGGGAGCCCAAATGGCAATTGGAAAGATCTTTAATTGGCACAAATCCTGGCATGGGTTTTCGTCCCCTCAGCGATGATACTGCTCGTGGTTCTCTCATTCAATTCGATATAACCAAAAACGAAGAGAAACAATATTGGATTAATCTTATGGATGAATTCATGAAAGGTAAGTGCATTGAAACTTCTTACTGTTGAAAAAGGTTAACCAAAGAaactaattaaattaattttcccaGATTACAAAGATACAGTGCCCAGCAATAAAACCACCTGCTCCTTCTCTGAGCGCAAGGACGTGTGCAGCGTTAACATTGAACAATTGGGCAACTGCTCACCCAGTCATTCGTATGGCTATAACAATTCAAAACCCTGTGTGTTcctaaaactaaacaaaatcTACAATTGGTTGCCCGAATACTATGATAATCCCGCAGAATTGCCAGAAGATATGCCACAACAGTTGAAAGAACATATTGCCAAAGTACCTGCGAATgaggtaaaaaaaaagtttttctaaaaCTCTTTGTCAAAAAATAGTACAAAGCTAAATTAATTGTCTTATGAACATTCAATTGAGGAAATGGGAACACTTCTCTCATATTATTTTATACATTTAATATTTAGTATTTTgttgtatattttattattatacccaccacccaaggatgaggttatactaatctagtcattccgtttgcaacacctcgaaatattgatctgggatccaacaaagtatatcgcggaaagatagccgcttgcacagatgcttaatattgatataggtcgtttagaattgcaaatgggccatatcggttcagattttgatatagcccccatattaaccgatctcccgatttgacttctcgagcaattttcgtccgattcagctaaaattttgctcgttatgactgtcatgacttccaacaactgtgtcaagtacggtccgaatcggtctataacctgacataggtcccatataaacgatctccggatttgactttatgagcccttacaagcaggaATTtatgtgcgatttggctgaaattttgcacgttctgttatgacttccaacaactgtgccaagtatggtccaaatcggtctataacctgatatagctcccatataaatcgatctcccgatttgacttcttgagcccttacaagccgcaatttttgtccgatttggctgaaattttgcatataatgttctgttttgaatgtagtgtagtgttctgttatgacttctaaatactgtgcgaagtaccgtctaaatcgatctataatctgatatagctcccatataaaccgatctcctgatttgacttctggagcactaacaagccgcaatttttgtccgatttgactgaattggAGCatgcaatgttttgttatggctttcaataactgtggtccaaatcggtctataatttgttatagctcccatataaaccgatctcccgatttgactttttgagcccttacaagccccattttttgtccgatttgactgaaattttgcatgcgatgttctgggtcggcttccaacaactgcaccaaatatggtccacatcacTCTATACCCTGATATTGCTTCCGGTCTCTCGATAAACCTTGTTCGGTTCCGCTTGTAGCGCTTCGAAATATTCgaaagtccccataaagtatatttattcctgatcgtcatgatattttacgtcaatctagccatgtccgtgcgctcgaaggagtgaagcaaggcggctgaaattttgcataagtagttcttatttatgtaggtcgtttgggattgcaaatcggtccaaaatctgatatagcttccaaataaactgatcgcccaaatatacttcttaagccgctaaaggccgatgacttttcctatgatgttgttgtagctgtgtgttgtacactgagtcggcagcccttggcgatggagaactccatcgggtcaattcggtacgttCAACTGGCTAAGACATCCAAAATATGTACCATGTTTGGCTCTTATCGATCCTTAACCATAtaaagcttctatataaactgatctcccgaatttacttcttgaggctctagaggagTCGATTCTTATCCTAGCATATAAAAAACCCATGGGGATTTCTTGTTATGACCTCACATTatccttttttagtttctgcctctAAAGAGAACCCGTACATAttgttgatcagcgtaaaaatctgagaagatctagccatgtccgttggtctgtctgtccgtccgtctgtctgttgaataactctacagtctttaaaagtagaaatattgagctgaaactttgcacagattctttttttgtctataagcaggttaagttggaagatgggctatatcggactatatcttgatatcgcccccatatagaccgatccgccgatttagggtcttaggcccataaaagccacatttattatctcatTTTGCTCTAATttaggtcagtgagttgtgttaggcccttcgacatccttcctcgatttggcccagatctgtccagattcgcataaagctgccatgtagaccgacccgccattttagggtcttaggcccttaaagccatatttattatccgattttgaaatttgagccagtgagttgtgttaggctcttcagcaactttctgcaatttggcccagatcggtccagatttggatataaatgccatatagaccgatccgctgatttagggtctaaggcccataaaaggtacatttattatctgattttgctgaaatttgggacagtgagttttgttaggcccttggtcagccctcttcaatcggttcagatttggatatagctccatatagatcgatttctcgatttaaggttttggggctataaaaagcaaatttattgttcgatgtcgccgaaatttgggagagtgagttgtgttaggcccttcgacacaaTTTAGCTCacatcggtccggatttggatatagctgccatatataccgatccgccgatttaaggtcttaggccgataaaagcagcactaattatccgattttgctgaaatttgggacagtgagttgtgttaggcccttcgacatcctccttcaatttggtcccgatcggttcagatttggatataactgccatatagatcgatttatcgATTTAAGCTTATAgggctataaaaagcgcatttattgtccgatgtcgcctaaatttgggacagtgagttaagttaagcccctcgacatacttctgtaatatggcacagatcggtccacatttggatatagctgtcatattaaccgatcgatttaaggtcttgggccaataaaaggcacatttattgtccgatgtcgacatacttctgcaatatggcacagatcggtccacatttggatatagctgttatatagaccgacctcttgatttaaggtcttgcgctcattaaaggtgcatttaatgtccgatatcgccgaaatttaggacagtgagttgggttaggcttttcgacatttttctgaatcttggcccaaaatcggtccagatgtggatatagctgccatatagaccgagatttcgatgtaaagtcttggccccataaaaggctcatctataatccgatttcactgaaatttgatacagtgtcttatattaggcttttcgacatccgcgtagtatatggttcagatcggtttacttttagatatagttactaaaaagaccaatattttgttatacacaattgaacaatgattggtacttattagtgtttggtccaaatcggaacatatttcgatatagctgctatggggcataaggtatggatttttcaccggattttaacgaaaggtggtttacatatgtacccgaggtagtgggtatccaacttgtttttgtttaatttttacttctttttgttaaatttattttctgaattttttttatattattaaattttgtttagttttatagtttatattttattcttttttttgcggTTTATTTCCGttttatatgaattttctctTTCTCGtatgaatttttctaaaaatttctttgtttatatCTTCTCCCTACAGCGTCAACAAGTCTGGGTAACCTGTGATGGTCTCAACGCCCTGGATAAGGAAAAATTCGGTTCAGTTCAATACTATCCTTCCCAAGGTTTCCCTTCCTACTACTATCCCTTCACAAATCAAGAGGGCTATTTGAGTCCTTTGATTGCAGTgcaatttgaaaaattgccCCTCGACCAGATGATTGCCATTGAATGCCGTGCCTGGGCTAAAAATATTGAATACGTTGGCAGCGCCCGCGATCGTCAAGGCTCTGTGACCTTCCAACTCTATCTTGATACCAAAGCATAAATGCGCAGCAAAAAGCTAGCAGCGGAAAACGcaattcaaaaagaaaaaaaactcagCAAGACCAACATCAACCACAGAGAAATAAATACCACTAACACCTCTTAGTTCTGACACTTTAAATCTGTAGCCTGAAAGAAAAATCAAAGCAAGACcagaaaaaaacagaaaataacaGAAACTTGACAGTTTCACAGCTCTTCTACCCCCTGCCGGCTTCATCATCAACAATAACCACAAGAACATCAACATTCAACATTTTCCCTTGATTGAACCGTGTCGGTTCCGGTAGTTATACATCCTAGTACATAGATCTATACATTGTATACTCTGCTTATATgttaacaccaccaccaccataatGTCTATGTGTTATGGAAAAATAACGTTAATAGTTAtaaacaaaagagaaaaaaaaaactatataagAATGTTAACAACCGCCTCTAGGATTTTTACCCACAATGTGAAAGCATCAAATGAAACGAAACTAATGTCCAAAGTGATTTTACTTCTAGTAGGAAGACAGATAGACtctttacacacacacacacacatacatatatgcatAGCGGTCACTCAGAACATAACAAAAAGAGCGCtataaaaaatcttattttcAATATGTGAAAAGAAAATCCTAAAACAGTTTTATGTATGTACAGATTAAGTTAACAAAAAATCTTACAACAATGAGGAAAAGTCGTATTTCTGCCATTAGATTCTCGCCCATCATCTCGCCCTTTAGCATCATACCGACCCGATTTCAATAGACCTTTTCGGCTAAACATAAAGCAAAACGGTAGAAAAACCTCTACAAGCACttcaccacaccacaccacacaaGACTATCAATACACCTCAACCATATAACAAGCGCCTAAAGGTATGCACTTGTAATTGGTTGCCCTGTTCTAAAATCTTGTATCATACATGATACAGTACATTTTATTGATGCTTTCCTGTGGCGTGTGTTAGGAGTGCCCTAAAAATGCTGTATTTACTTACTTACTCGCAAGtacttttgttttgttcattGTTTGTTATTATGATTGTACTTTATAGTCTttataaaagaaacaaaaaagaagaaaattattattaatactattaaaaaaaaatttattttctttaatttcgccCCCGGTTCTTTGTTTAGCAATCATTCAAAGAAACAGCAAAATGGCAAAATATTTGCCTCAACAGAATTTTTAAaacttgaaaacaaaaatcttttaaagaacattaagaaaaacaaaaataaaactataaataataaatataagaaTTCAATTCTTTCTACAGCTTTTGTccctagtttttgtttttgtatttttttttttttaatttttattttcccttTCTCCCCTGCCTTGTTCTTCCTCAcctattttttgtaattttaatttttacagtATTGTTCTCTTTAATCTTAAACGAatagaaaaattgaaatttctaaCTCAGATTGGCAACAATCGCAAATAGTCTAGCCTAGCTTTTATCTATGATTATATCATGATTTCTtatcgttttttctttttaatttcgtTTTTAGCATATTTTTAGAGTCACaccttccttcgttaatttttgttatataGCGCAGTTGTGTTCGTCGTTTTTTTCTTCTACGAAATTGTTTTGGAATAATTATGGCAATATATGTTACCAAAATGAAATGTTTACAAAACGTGTACACCTAATATGCATACAATTTAATTTatcttttaaataataaataaaataaaaaaattaaaaaaaatcccatttttttcaataaaactcaTGTCATCACTGGCTGGCTGACTAAgtgaaaatttgttgtttttattatttttttttttctttatttttatttgttatatatgtCATAAGTtttctttgtttacattttttcttttttgatttcaaatagtttttgttttgtttgattttgctTTCTTGGTAAATAGTTTGTGATTCTTAAGATGATAATTTTCTtagagaaaaaggaaaaaacaaacaGTGCACAACTTTGTTTAGttctttttttggggggggtttttgtttttgttttaggaTTATCGTTAAGaattagtgttttgttttaatacttTTGTTTGCAAAAGAAACCATGGAttagtttttatattttagttttaaacaaattattatAAGGAATGACAATTCTTCAGGAAAATACCAAACGCTGGGACCTGCCAGAGAGCCAAACGAGAAGGCAAACGAGATTTTAAAGAACAACGaaacaacttaaaaaaaaacctaaaaatttgattcaaataacaaacaacaagttatcgtccgattcgcaccataattgaattgaatgttggagaccatagtagaagtcgttgtgtaaaaatttcagccaattcgaataaaaattgagcccttaaggggctcaagaagtaaaatagggacatcagtttacatgggatctgtatcaggccataaacagattcagaccataattgacacgtatgtcaaagttcatgagagaagtcgatgtacaaaatttcagtcgaatcggataataaatgcgatttgaaccttacttagcgtagttgttggaagtcataacaaaacacttcatgcaaaatttcagccaaatcggataagaattgcgccctgtatagactgaagaagtcaagaccccatattggtttctatgacagctatatcaggttatggaccgatttgaacattacttacttattttagccaaatcggataagaattgcgccctctagaggctaaagaagtcaag
The Stomoxys calcitrans chromosome 3, idStoCalc2.1, whole genome shotgun sequence genome window above contains:
- the LOC106082016 gene encoding sodium/potassium-transporting ATPase subunit beta-1; its protein translation is MSKTNGAKSVVTEFQFYAPKEKQSFGQFFYNSNDGTYMGRTPKSWGQLLTFYAIFYIVLAGLFAICMRTLLGTLDDREPKWQLERSLIGTNPGMGFRPLSDDTARGSLIQFDITKNEEKQYWINLMDEFMKDYKDTVPSNKTTCSFSERKDVCSVNIEQLGNCSPSHSYGYNNSKPCVFLKLNKIYNWLPEYYDNPAELPEDMPQQLKEHIAKVPANERQQVWVTCDGLNALDKEKFGSVQYYPSQGFPSYYYPFTNQEGYLSPLIAVQFEKLPLDQMIAIECRAWAKNIEYVGSARDRQGSVTFQLYLDTKA